A single region of the Vidua macroura isolate BioBank_ID:100142 chromosome 12, ASM2450914v1, whole genome shotgun sequence genome encodes:
- the LEO1 gene encoding RNA polymerase-associated protein LEO1 isoform X4, with translation MADMADLFGSDADSEPEHKDSDSGSDSDSDQENAGSGSNASGSDSDQDDDREAIKPSNKELFGEDSEDEGASHHSGSDNHSERSYNRSEGSGHSEHEDGEQSDGEQHSASEAAHDDDEDEREHGSEEGSHRSEGDGSEKAPSEDEKWGKEDKSDQSDDEERQQNSDDEERQQNSDDEEKVQNSDEDERPQVSDDEERLQNSDEEKMQNSDDEERPQASDEEKMQNSDDDERAQRSEEEKIQNSDDEERAQHSDEEEQEHKSESARGSDSEDEVLRMKRKKPIASDSEAESDTEGQKEHADVMDLFGGADDISSGSDGEDKPPTPGQPIDENGLSQEQQEEEPIPETRIEVEIPKVNTDLGNDLYFVKLPNFLSVEPRPFDPQYYEDEFEDEEMLDEEGRTRLKLKVENTIRWRMRRDEEGNEIRESNARIVKWSDGSMSLHLGNEVFDVYKAPLQGDHNHLFIRQGTGLQGQAVFKTKLTFRPHSTDSATHRKMTLSLADRCSKTQKIRILPMAGRDPESQRTEMIKKEEERLRASIRRESQQRRMREKQHQRGLSASYLEPDRYDEEDEGDDAISLAAIKNRYKGGIREERARIYSSDSDEGSDEDKTQRLLKAKKLNSDEEGEPSGKRKADDDDKASKKPKKYVISDEEEEDDD, from the exons ATGGCCGACATGGCGGATCTGTTCGGCAGCGACGCGGACTCGGAGCCCGAGCACAAAG ACTCCGATTCTGGCTCTGATTCCGACTCCGACCAGGAGAACGCTGGCTCTGGGAGCAATGCTTCCGGCAGCGACAGCGACCAGGACGACGACAGGGAGGCCATAAAGCCCAGCAACAAGGAGCTGTTTGGAGAGGACAGCGAGGATGAAGGGGCATCCCATCACTCGGGGAGCGACAACCACTCCGAGAGATCCTACAACCGCTCGGAGGGCTCGGGGCACTCGGAGCACGAGGACGGGGAGCAGTCGGACGGGGAGCAGCACAGCGCCTCCGAGGCTGCGCACGACGACGACGAGGATGAGCGCGAGCACGGCTCGGAGGAGGGCAGCCATCGCTCCGAGGGAGATGGTTCTGAGAAAGCGCCCTCGGAGGATGAGAAGTGGGGCAAGGAGGACAAGAGCGACCAGTCTGATGAtgaggagaggcagcagaacTCTGATGAtgaggagaggcagcagaacTCTGACGATGAGGAGAAGGTGCAGAACTCGGATGAAGATGAAAGGCCACAGGTGTCTGATGATGAGGAAAGACTCCAGAACTCAGATGAGGAGAAAATGCAGAACTCTGATGATGAGGAAAGGCCACAGGCCTCAGATGAGGAGAAGATGCAGAACTCTGACGATGATGAAAGGGCCCAGCGGTCTGAGGAGGAGAAGATTCAGAACTCTGATGATGAGGAAAGGGCCCAGCACTCCGATGAGGAGGAACAAGAACACAAATCTG AGTCTGCAAGGGGCAGCGATAGCGAGGACGAAGTTCTGCGAATGAAGCGGAAGAAACCGATTGCATCAGATTCAGAAGCGGAGAGTGACACAGAAGGGCAGAAAG AGCATGCAGATGTCATGGATCTGTTTGGAGGTGCCGATGACATTTCCTCAGGGAGTGATGGAGAAGACAAGCCACCAACCCCAGGACAGCCCATT GATGAGAATGGACTGAGTCAAGAACAGCAGGAAGAAGAGCCTATTCCAGAGACCAGAATAGAAGTAGAAATACCAAAAGTAAACACAGACTTGGGTAACGATTTGTATTTTGTGAAGCTGCCCAACTTCCTCAGTGTGGAGCCCAG ACCATTTGATCCCCAGTATTACGAAGATGAATTTGAAGATGAGGAGATGCTTGATGAAGAAGGTAGAACTAGGTTAAAACTCAAG GTAGAAAACACAATACGATGGCGGATGCGACGAGATGAGGAAGGGAATGAGATCAGAGAAAGTAATGCACGGATAGTTAAATGGTCAGATGGAAG CATGTCCCTCCACTTGGGCAATGAGGTCTTTGACGTGTACAAGGCACCGCTACAAGGAGATCACAATCATTTGTTCATCAGACAAGGGACAGGCCTGCAAGGACAGGCTGTGTTCAAGACCAAGTTAACCTTCAG GCCACACTCTACAGACAGTGCCACTCACAGGAAGATGACTCTGTCTCTGGCAGACAGATGTTCAAAGACCCAGAAAATTCGTATTTTGCCAATGGCAGGCCGTGATCCAGAGTCCCAGCGCACAGAAATGATCAAG AAAgaagaggagaggctgagggctTCCATCCGCAGGGAGTCGCAGCAGCGGCGGATGCGGGAGAAGCAGCACCAGCGGGGGCTGAGCGCCAGTTACCTGGAGCCCGACCGCTACGACGAGGAGGACGAGGGGGATGATGCGATCAGTCTGGCAGCTATCAAAAACAGATACAAAGGTGGCATCAGAG AGGAACGTGCTAGAATCTACTCTTCTGACAGTGACGAAGGCTCAGATGAAGATAAAACTCAAAGACTACTCAAGGCAAAGAAACTTAATAGTGATGAG gAAGGTGAAccttctggaaaaagaaaagcagatgatGATGACAAAGCAAGTAAGAAGCCTAAGAAATATGTGATCAgtgatgaagaggaagaagatgatgaTTAA
- the LEO1 gene encoding RNA polymerase-associated protein LEO1 isoform X3, with the protein MADMADLFGSDADSEPEHKDSDSGSDSDSDQENAGSGSNASGSDSDQDDDREAIKPSNKELFGEDSEDEGASHHSGSDNHSERSYNRSEGSGHSEHEDGEQSDGEQHSASEAAHDDDEDEREHGSEEGSHRSEGDGSEKAPSEDEKWGKEDKSDQSDDEERQQNSDDEERQQNSDDEEKVQNSDEDERPQVSDDEERLQNSDEEKMQNSDDEERPQASDEEKMQNSDDDERAQRSEEEKIQNSDDEERAQHSDEEEQEHKSVESARGSDSEDEVLRMKRKKPIASDSEAESDTEGQKEHADVMDLFGGADDISSGSDGEDKPPTPGQPIDENGLSQEQQEEEPIPETRIEVEIPKVNTDLGNDLYFVKLPNFLSVEPRPFDPQYYEDEFEDEEMLDEEGRTRLKLKVENTIRWRMRRDEEGNEIRESNARIVKWSDGSMSLHLGNEVFDVYKAPLQGDHNHLFIRQGTGLQGQAVFKTKLTFRPHSTDSATHRKMTLSLADRCSKTQKIRILPMAGRDPESQRTEMIKKEEERLRASIRRESQQRRMREKQHQRGLSASYLEPDRYDEEDEGDDAISLAAIKNRYKGGIREERARIYSSDSDEGSDEDKTQRLLKAKKLNSDEEGEPSGKRKADDDDKASKKPKKYVISDEEEEDDD; encoded by the exons ATGGCCGACATGGCGGATCTGTTCGGCAGCGACGCGGACTCGGAGCCCGAGCACAAAG ACTCCGATTCTGGCTCTGATTCCGACTCCGACCAGGAGAACGCTGGCTCTGGGAGCAATGCTTCCGGCAGCGACAGCGACCAGGACGACGACAGGGAGGCCATAAAGCCCAGCAACAAGGAGCTGTTTGGAGAGGACAGCGAGGATGAAGGGGCATCCCATCACTCGGGGAGCGACAACCACTCCGAGAGATCCTACAACCGCTCGGAGGGCTCGGGGCACTCGGAGCACGAGGACGGGGAGCAGTCGGACGGGGAGCAGCACAGCGCCTCCGAGGCTGCGCACGACGACGACGAGGATGAGCGCGAGCACGGCTCGGAGGAGGGCAGCCATCGCTCCGAGGGAGATGGTTCTGAGAAAGCGCCCTCGGAGGATGAGAAGTGGGGCAAGGAGGACAAGAGCGACCAGTCTGATGAtgaggagaggcagcagaacTCTGATGAtgaggagaggcagcagaacTCTGACGATGAGGAGAAGGTGCAGAACTCGGATGAAGATGAAAGGCCACAGGTGTCTGATGATGAGGAAAGACTCCAGAACTCAGATGAGGAGAAAATGCAGAACTCTGATGATGAGGAAAGGCCACAGGCCTCAGATGAGGAGAAGATGCAGAACTCTGACGATGATGAAAGGGCCCAGCGGTCTGAGGAGGAGAAGATTCAGAACTCTGATGATGAGGAAAGGGCCCAGCACTCCGATGAGGAGGAACAAGAACACAAATCTG TAGAGTCTGCAAGGGGCAGCGATAGCGAGGACGAAGTTCTGCGAATGAAGCGGAAGAAACCGATTGCATCAGATTCAGAAGCGGAGAGTGACACAGAAGGGCAGAAAG AGCATGCAGATGTCATGGATCTGTTTGGAGGTGCCGATGACATTTCCTCAGGGAGTGATGGAGAAGACAAGCCACCAACCCCAGGACAGCCCATT GATGAGAATGGACTGAGTCAAGAACAGCAGGAAGAAGAGCCTATTCCAGAGACCAGAATAGAAGTAGAAATACCAAAAGTAAACACAGACTTGGGTAACGATTTGTATTTTGTGAAGCTGCCCAACTTCCTCAGTGTGGAGCCCAG ACCATTTGATCCCCAGTATTACGAAGATGAATTTGAAGATGAGGAGATGCTTGATGAAGAAGGTAGAACTAGGTTAAAACTCAAG GTAGAAAACACAATACGATGGCGGATGCGACGAGATGAGGAAGGGAATGAGATCAGAGAAAGTAATGCACGGATAGTTAAATGGTCAGATGGAAG CATGTCCCTCCACTTGGGCAATGAGGTCTTTGACGTGTACAAGGCACCGCTACAAGGAGATCACAATCATTTGTTCATCAGACAAGGGACAGGCCTGCAAGGACAGGCTGTGTTCAAGACCAAGTTAACCTTCAG GCCACACTCTACAGACAGTGCCACTCACAGGAAGATGACTCTGTCTCTGGCAGACAGATGTTCAAAGACCCAGAAAATTCGTATTTTGCCAATGGCAGGCCGTGATCCAGAGTCCCAGCGCACAGAAATGATCAAG AAAgaagaggagaggctgagggctTCCATCCGCAGGGAGTCGCAGCAGCGGCGGATGCGGGAGAAGCAGCACCAGCGGGGGCTGAGCGCCAGTTACCTGGAGCCCGACCGCTACGACGAGGAGGACGAGGGGGATGATGCGATCAGTCTGGCAGCTATCAAAAACAGATACAAAGGTGGCATCAGAG AGGAACGTGCTAGAATCTACTCTTCTGACAGTGACGAAGGCTCAGATGAAGATAAAACTCAAAGACTACTCAAGGCAAAGAAACTTAATAGTGATGAG gAAGGTGAAccttctggaaaaagaaaagcagatgatGATGACAAAGCAAGTAAGAAGCCTAAGAAATATGTGATCAgtgatgaagaggaagaagatgatgaTTAA
- the LEO1 gene encoding RNA polymerase-associated protein LEO1 isoform X6 produces MADMADLFGSDADSEPEHKDSDSGSDSDSDQENAGSGSNASGSDSDQDDDREAIKPSNKELFGEDSEDEGASHHSGSDNHSERSYNRSEGSGHSEHEDGEQSDGEQHSASEAAHDDDEDEREHGSEEGSHRSEGDGSEKAPSEDEKWGKEDKSDQSDDEERQQNSDDEERQQNSDDEEKVQNSDEDERPQVSDDEERLQNSDEEKMQNSDDEERPQASDEEKMQNSDDDERAQRSEEEKIQNSDDEERAQHSDEEEQEHKSESARGSDSEDEVLRMKRKKPIASDSEAESDTEGQKEHADVMDLFGGADDISSGSDGEDKPPTPGQPIDENGLSQEQQEEEPIPETRIEVEIPKVNTDLGNDLYFVKLPNFLSVEPRPFDPQYYEDEFEDEEMLDEEGRTRLKLKVENTIRWRMRRDEEGNEIRESNARIVKWSDGSMSLHLGNEVFDVYKAPLQGDHNHLFIRQGTGLQGQAVFKTKLTFRPHSTDSATHRKMTLSLADRCSKTQKIRILPMAGRDPESQRTEMIKKEEERLRASIRRESQQRRMREKQHQRGLSASYLEPDRYDEEDEGDDAISLAAIKNRYKGGIREERARIYSSDSDEGSDEDKTQRLLKAKKLNSDEVNLLEKEKQMMMTKQVRSLRNM; encoded by the exons ATGGCCGACATGGCGGATCTGTTCGGCAGCGACGCGGACTCGGAGCCCGAGCACAAAG ACTCCGATTCTGGCTCTGATTCCGACTCCGACCAGGAGAACGCTGGCTCTGGGAGCAATGCTTCCGGCAGCGACAGCGACCAGGACGACGACAGGGAGGCCATAAAGCCCAGCAACAAGGAGCTGTTTGGAGAGGACAGCGAGGATGAAGGGGCATCCCATCACTCGGGGAGCGACAACCACTCCGAGAGATCCTACAACCGCTCGGAGGGCTCGGGGCACTCGGAGCACGAGGACGGGGAGCAGTCGGACGGGGAGCAGCACAGCGCCTCCGAGGCTGCGCACGACGACGACGAGGATGAGCGCGAGCACGGCTCGGAGGAGGGCAGCCATCGCTCCGAGGGAGATGGTTCTGAGAAAGCGCCCTCGGAGGATGAGAAGTGGGGCAAGGAGGACAAGAGCGACCAGTCTGATGAtgaggagaggcagcagaacTCTGATGAtgaggagaggcagcagaacTCTGACGATGAGGAGAAGGTGCAGAACTCGGATGAAGATGAAAGGCCACAGGTGTCTGATGATGAGGAAAGACTCCAGAACTCAGATGAGGAGAAAATGCAGAACTCTGATGATGAGGAAAGGCCACAGGCCTCAGATGAGGAGAAGATGCAGAACTCTGACGATGATGAAAGGGCCCAGCGGTCTGAGGAGGAGAAGATTCAGAACTCTGATGATGAGGAAAGGGCCCAGCACTCCGATGAGGAGGAACAAGAACACAAATCTG AGTCTGCAAGGGGCAGCGATAGCGAGGACGAAGTTCTGCGAATGAAGCGGAAGAAACCGATTGCATCAGATTCAGAAGCGGAGAGTGACACAGAAGGGCAGAAAG AGCATGCAGATGTCATGGATCTGTTTGGAGGTGCCGATGACATTTCCTCAGGGAGTGATGGAGAAGACAAGCCACCAACCCCAGGACAGCCCATT GATGAGAATGGACTGAGTCAAGAACAGCAGGAAGAAGAGCCTATTCCAGAGACCAGAATAGAAGTAGAAATACCAAAAGTAAACACAGACTTGGGTAACGATTTGTATTTTGTGAAGCTGCCCAACTTCCTCAGTGTGGAGCCCAG ACCATTTGATCCCCAGTATTACGAAGATGAATTTGAAGATGAGGAGATGCTTGATGAAGAAGGTAGAACTAGGTTAAAACTCAAG GTAGAAAACACAATACGATGGCGGATGCGACGAGATGAGGAAGGGAATGAGATCAGAGAAAGTAATGCACGGATAGTTAAATGGTCAGATGGAAG CATGTCCCTCCACTTGGGCAATGAGGTCTTTGACGTGTACAAGGCACCGCTACAAGGAGATCACAATCATTTGTTCATCAGACAAGGGACAGGCCTGCAAGGACAGGCTGTGTTCAAGACCAAGTTAACCTTCAG GCCACACTCTACAGACAGTGCCACTCACAGGAAGATGACTCTGTCTCTGGCAGACAGATGTTCAAAGACCCAGAAAATTCGTATTTTGCCAATGGCAGGCCGTGATCCAGAGTCCCAGCGCACAGAAATGATCAAG AAAgaagaggagaggctgagggctTCCATCCGCAGGGAGTCGCAGCAGCGGCGGATGCGGGAGAAGCAGCACCAGCGGGGGCTGAGCGCCAGTTACCTGGAGCCCGACCGCTACGACGAGGAGGACGAGGGGGATGATGCGATCAGTCTGGCAGCTATCAAAAACAGATACAAAGGTGGCATCAGAG AGGAACGTGCTAGAATCTACTCTTCTGACAGTGACGAAGGCTCAGATGAAGATAAAACTCAAAGACTACTCAAGGCAAAGAAACTTAATAGTGATGAG GTGAAccttctggaaaaagaaaagcagatgatGATGACAAAGCAAGTAAGAAGCCTAAGAAATATGTGA
- the LEO1 gene encoding RNA polymerase-associated protein LEO1 isoform X1, with protein sequence MADMADLFGSDADSEPEHKDSDSGSDSDSDQENAGSGSNASGSDSDQDDDREAIKPSNKELFGEDSEDEGASHHSGSDNHSERSYNRSEGSGHSEHEDGEQSDGEQHSASEAAHDDDEDEREHGSEEGSHRSEGDGSEKAPSEDEKWGKEDKSDQSDDEERQQNSDDEERQQNSDDEEKVQNSDEDERPQVSDDEERLQNSDEEKMQNSDDEERPQASDEEKMQNSDDDERAQRSEEEKIQNSDDEERAQHSDEEEQEHKSVESARGSDSEDEVLRMKRKKPIASDSEAESDTEGQKEHADVMDLFGGADDISSGSDGEDKPPTPGQPIDENGLSQEQQEEEPIPETRIEVEIPKVNTDLGNDLYFVKLPNFLSVEPRPFDPQYYEDEFEDEEMLDEEGRTRLKLKVENTIRWRMRRDEEGNEIRESNARIVKWSDGSMSLHLGNEVFDVYKAPLQGDHNHLFIRQGTGLQGQAVFKTKLTFRPHSTDSATHRKMTLSLADRCSKTQKIRILPMAGRDPESQRTEMIKKEEERLRASIRRESQQRRMREKQHQRGLSASYLEPDRYDEEDEGDDAISLAAIKNRYKGGIREERARIYSSDSDEGSDEDKTQRLLKAKKLNSDEEDDSLNNSPARLQENVCSEEEAIIEIPTPVNFCFPCLKFLRNCDSPGR encoded by the exons ATGGCCGACATGGCGGATCTGTTCGGCAGCGACGCGGACTCGGAGCCCGAGCACAAAG ACTCCGATTCTGGCTCTGATTCCGACTCCGACCAGGAGAACGCTGGCTCTGGGAGCAATGCTTCCGGCAGCGACAGCGACCAGGACGACGACAGGGAGGCCATAAAGCCCAGCAACAAGGAGCTGTTTGGAGAGGACAGCGAGGATGAAGGGGCATCCCATCACTCGGGGAGCGACAACCACTCCGAGAGATCCTACAACCGCTCGGAGGGCTCGGGGCACTCGGAGCACGAGGACGGGGAGCAGTCGGACGGGGAGCAGCACAGCGCCTCCGAGGCTGCGCACGACGACGACGAGGATGAGCGCGAGCACGGCTCGGAGGAGGGCAGCCATCGCTCCGAGGGAGATGGTTCTGAGAAAGCGCCCTCGGAGGATGAGAAGTGGGGCAAGGAGGACAAGAGCGACCAGTCTGATGAtgaggagaggcagcagaacTCTGATGAtgaggagaggcagcagaacTCTGACGATGAGGAGAAGGTGCAGAACTCGGATGAAGATGAAAGGCCACAGGTGTCTGATGATGAGGAAAGACTCCAGAACTCAGATGAGGAGAAAATGCAGAACTCTGATGATGAGGAAAGGCCACAGGCCTCAGATGAGGAGAAGATGCAGAACTCTGACGATGATGAAAGGGCCCAGCGGTCTGAGGAGGAGAAGATTCAGAACTCTGATGATGAGGAAAGGGCCCAGCACTCCGATGAGGAGGAACAAGAACACAAATCTG TAGAGTCTGCAAGGGGCAGCGATAGCGAGGACGAAGTTCTGCGAATGAAGCGGAAGAAACCGATTGCATCAGATTCAGAAGCGGAGAGTGACACAGAAGGGCAGAAAG AGCATGCAGATGTCATGGATCTGTTTGGAGGTGCCGATGACATTTCCTCAGGGAGTGATGGAGAAGACAAGCCACCAACCCCAGGACAGCCCATT GATGAGAATGGACTGAGTCAAGAACAGCAGGAAGAAGAGCCTATTCCAGAGACCAGAATAGAAGTAGAAATACCAAAAGTAAACACAGACTTGGGTAACGATTTGTATTTTGTGAAGCTGCCCAACTTCCTCAGTGTGGAGCCCAG ACCATTTGATCCCCAGTATTACGAAGATGAATTTGAAGATGAGGAGATGCTTGATGAAGAAGGTAGAACTAGGTTAAAACTCAAG GTAGAAAACACAATACGATGGCGGATGCGACGAGATGAGGAAGGGAATGAGATCAGAGAAAGTAATGCACGGATAGTTAAATGGTCAGATGGAAG CATGTCCCTCCACTTGGGCAATGAGGTCTTTGACGTGTACAAGGCACCGCTACAAGGAGATCACAATCATTTGTTCATCAGACAAGGGACAGGCCTGCAAGGACAGGCTGTGTTCAAGACCAAGTTAACCTTCAG GCCACACTCTACAGACAGTGCCACTCACAGGAAGATGACTCTGTCTCTGGCAGACAGATGTTCAAAGACCCAGAAAATTCGTATTTTGCCAATGGCAGGCCGTGATCCAGAGTCCCAGCGCACAGAAATGATCAAG AAAgaagaggagaggctgagggctTCCATCCGCAGGGAGTCGCAGCAGCGGCGGATGCGGGAGAAGCAGCACCAGCGGGGGCTGAGCGCCAGTTACCTGGAGCCCGACCGCTACGACGAGGAGGACGAGGGGGATGATGCGATCAGTCTGGCAGCTATCAAAAACAGATACAAAGGTGGCATCAGAG AGGAACGTGCTAGAATCTACTCTTCTGACAGTGACGAAGGCTCAGATGAAGATAAAACTCAAAGACTACTCAAGGCAAAGAAACTTAATAGTGATGAG GAAGATGACTCACTGAACAATAGCCCAGCTAGATTACAAGAGAATGTTTGTTCTGAGGAAGAAGCTATCATTGAGATTCCCACCCCtgttaatttctgttttccatgcTTAAAATTCCTTCGTAACTGCGATTCTCCCG gAAGGTGA
- the LEO1 gene encoding RNA polymerase-associated protein LEO1 isoform X2 has product MADMADLFGSDADSEPEHKDSDSGSDSDSDQENAGSGSNASGSDSDQDDDREAIKPSNKELFGEDSEDEGASHHSGSDNHSERSYNRSEGSGHSEHEDGEQSDGEQHSASEAAHDDDEDEREHGSEEGSHRSEGDGSEKAPSEDEKWGKEDKSDQSDDEERQQNSDDEERQQNSDDEEKVQNSDEDERPQVSDDEERLQNSDEEKMQNSDDEERPQASDEEKMQNSDDDERAQRSEEEKIQNSDDEERAQHSDEEEQEHKSESARGSDSEDEVLRMKRKKPIASDSEAESDTEGQKEHADVMDLFGGADDISSGSDGEDKPPTPGQPIDENGLSQEQQEEEPIPETRIEVEIPKVNTDLGNDLYFVKLPNFLSVEPRPFDPQYYEDEFEDEEMLDEEGRTRLKLKVENTIRWRMRRDEEGNEIRESNARIVKWSDGSMSLHLGNEVFDVYKAPLQGDHNHLFIRQGTGLQGQAVFKTKLTFRPHSTDSATHRKMTLSLADRCSKTQKIRILPMAGRDPESQRTEMIKKEEERLRASIRRESQQRRMREKQHQRGLSASYLEPDRYDEEDEGDDAISLAAIKNRYKGGIREERARIYSSDSDEGSDEDKTQRLLKAKKLNSDEEDDSLNNSPARLQENVCSEEEAIIEIPTPVNFCFPCLKFLRNCDSPGR; this is encoded by the exons ATGGCCGACATGGCGGATCTGTTCGGCAGCGACGCGGACTCGGAGCCCGAGCACAAAG ACTCCGATTCTGGCTCTGATTCCGACTCCGACCAGGAGAACGCTGGCTCTGGGAGCAATGCTTCCGGCAGCGACAGCGACCAGGACGACGACAGGGAGGCCATAAAGCCCAGCAACAAGGAGCTGTTTGGAGAGGACAGCGAGGATGAAGGGGCATCCCATCACTCGGGGAGCGACAACCACTCCGAGAGATCCTACAACCGCTCGGAGGGCTCGGGGCACTCGGAGCACGAGGACGGGGAGCAGTCGGACGGGGAGCAGCACAGCGCCTCCGAGGCTGCGCACGACGACGACGAGGATGAGCGCGAGCACGGCTCGGAGGAGGGCAGCCATCGCTCCGAGGGAGATGGTTCTGAGAAAGCGCCCTCGGAGGATGAGAAGTGGGGCAAGGAGGACAAGAGCGACCAGTCTGATGAtgaggagaggcagcagaacTCTGATGAtgaggagaggcagcagaacTCTGACGATGAGGAGAAGGTGCAGAACTCGGATGAAGATGAAAGGCCACAGGTGTCTGATGATGAGGAAAGACTCCAGAACTCAGATGAGGAGAAAATGCAGAACTCTGATGATGAGGAAAGGCCACAGGCCTCAGATGAGGAGAAGATGCAGAACTCTGACGATGATGAAAGGGCCCAGCGGTCTGAGGAGGAGAAGATTCAGAACTCTGATGATGAGGAAAGGGCCCAGCACTCCGATGAGGAGGAACAAGAACACAAATCTG AGTCTGCAAGGGGCAGCGATAGCGAGGACGAAGTTCTGCGAATGAAGCGGAAGAAACCGATTGCATCAGATTCAGAAGCGGAGAGTGACACAGAAGGGCAGAAAG AGCATGCAGATGTCATGGATCTGTTTGGAGGTGCCGATGACATTTCCTCAGGGAGTGATGGAGAAGACAAGCCACCAACCCCAGGACAGCCCATT GATGAGAATGGACTGAGTCAAGAACAGCAGGAAGAAGAGCCTATTCCAGAGACCAGAATAGAAGTAGAAATACCAAAAGTAAACACAGACTTGGGTAACGATTTGTATTTTGTGAAGCTGCCCAACTTCCTCAGTGTGGAGCCCAG ACCATTTGATCCCCAGTATTACGAAGATGAATTTGAAGATGAGGAGATGCTTGATGAAGAAGGTAGAACTAGGTTAAAACTCAAG GTAGAAAACACAATACGATGGCGGATGCGACGAGATGAGGAAGGGAATGAGATCAGAGAAAGTAATGCACGGATAGTTAAATGGTCAGATGGAAG CATGTCCCTCCACTTGGGCAATGAGGTCTTTGACGTGTACAAGGCACCGCTACAAGGAGATCACAATCATTTGTTCATCAGACAAGGGACAGGCCTGCAAGGACAGGCTGTGTTCAAGACCAAGTTAACCTTCAG GCCACACTCTACAGACAGTGCCACTCACAGGAAGATGACTCTGTCTCTGGCAGACAGATGTTCAAAGACCCAGAAAATTCGTATTTTGCCAATGGCAGGCCGTGATCCAGAGTCCCAGCGCACAGAAATGATCAAG AAAgaagaggagaggctgagggctTCCATCCGCAGGGAGTCGCAGCAGCGGCGGATGCGGGAGAAGCAGCACCAGCGGGGGCTGAGCGCCAGTTACCTGGAGCCCGACCGCTACGACGAGGAGGACGAGGGGGATGATGCGATCAGTCTGGCAGCTATCAAAAACAGATACAAAGGTGGCATCAGAG AGGAACGTGCTAGAATCTACTCTTCTGACAGTGACGAAGGCTCAGATGAAGATAAAACTCAAAGACTACTCAAGGCAAAGAAACTTAATAGTGATGAG GAAGATGACTCACTGAACAATAGCCCAGCTAGATTACAAGAGAATGTTTGTTCTGAGGAAGAAGCTATCATTGAGATTCCCACCCCtgttaatttctgttttccatgcTTAAAATTCCTTCGTAACTGCGATTCTCCCG gAAGGTGA